Genomic segment of Methanolobus mangrovi:
TAACATCAGCTTTCTTGATTCGATGTTAGAGAGACACCATTAATCCTCATTTTCAAGCTTCACTTGAAGGACACAGTTCGTTCACAACACAAACCCCACACTTCGGTCTCCGTGCGATACACACATTCCTTCCGTGGAGTATCAGTGTCATGGAAAGGTTCTCAAGGTCTTTCTTTTCTGCAAGGCTCATCAGGTCGATCTCTATCTTTTTAGGGTCACTGTTCCGGGTAAAGCCAAGTTTCTGTGAAAGCCGGGTTACGTGTGTATCCACTGCAATGCCTTCAATGATGTCAAATCCCCTTGCCAGAACTATATTGGCCGTTTTTCTTCCCACGCCTGGCAGTTTAAGCAGATCTTCCATGGTGTTTGGAACTTTTCCATCGAATTCGGTGAGGATGAGCTGTGCACTTCCGATGATGTGCTTTGCTTTCTGGTGATAGAAACCTGTGGTGTAGATATCCTTTCCAAGTTCATCCAGACTTGCATTGGCAAAATCCTCTACGCTGGGATACTTTTTGAACAGTACCTGTGTGACCTTGTTAACCTGTTTATCAGTACACTGGGCAGAAAGGATTGTTGCAACCATCAGTTCCAGGGGATTATTAAAATGAAGCATGGGCTCAGCATTGGGATACTCATCCTGCAGCATCTCAAAAATTAGGTTGAAATTTTCTCTGTTATCAGGTGCCGGGGATTGCATGGTCATGGGAAAAGATATGGTATGATACCTTTTATGTCTATTCAGTACCCCATCATTTCGACTAGAACTTAAAATAATAACAAGTATAATAAAAAAAGAAGAAAAAGATACGGGTTTAGAGCCCGTACATTTCAATGTTCTTGTCAGCGAGTGCCTGGATCTTAGCGATCTCTTCAGCTCCGCCTTCCATCTTGAAGAGGTGGCTGAAACGACGCTGCATCTTGAGATAGTCTTCAACAGGCCTAACGTTCTTTCCAATCTTCCTTACCTTGGTAACTTCGCCTTCTTCAACTTCGTACAGTGGCCAGAGACCTGTCTGTACAGCCATTTTGGCTACCTCTACGGTCTTGGAAGTGTCGAATCCCCATCCTGTTGTACATGGAGCATGTGCGTGAATATAGGTTGGACCTTCGATGTCTACGGCCTTCTTCACCTTATTGATCATGTCCTTTGGATATCCGATGGATGTGGTTGCGACATATGGTGCACCGTGTGCTACCATAATAGCAGGCATGTTCTTCTTTGGTCTGTCGTTACCGAAGGAAACCTTTCCAGCAGGGCTTGTTGTGGTTGATGCGTTGTATGGTGTTGCACCACTTCTCTGAACACCGGTGTTCATGTAAGCCTCATTGTCGATACAGACGTAAGTGAGGTCGTGACCTCTCTCAAAGGCTCCGGAAATGGAACGCATACCTATGTCAAGTGTTGCACCGTCTCCACCCATCACAAGTACCTTGGTGTTCTGTTTCTTGCCAAGGGCCTTCAGGGCAGCCTCAACACCAGACCCAACAGCAGCTGCATTCTCGAAAAGTGAGTGTACCCATGGTACATCCCATGCAGTTTCAGGGAACGGGGTGGTCATAACTTCAAGACATCCGGTAGGATTGATAACTATACAGTCCTCTCCGGCGCCCATAAGTGCGAACTTTGCAGCCATTGCGTCACAGCAACCTGCACATCCTCTGTGTCCCGGGGCTAACAATGATTTCATATTAGTTCCTCCTTCAGGTCGGTAAACTGGCTCTCGATCTTGATACCTGTCTTCATGACTTCCTGTGCCTCATCGACAATCTTCTCGATAAGGTCTACCTTGATGTCACGTCCGCCGTGGCCGATCATATAGCCGACAATAGGTACGTCGAGTTTGGTATTGTAAAGGGAAGACTTTGTTTCTGTGAAAAGTGCGCCTTCATTCAGTCCAAGTGAAATGTTCTTGTCAAGTACGACAACGACCTTTGCATCCTTCAGAGCGTTCCTGATAGCTTCTGCAGGGAATGGCCTGAAGGACCTGACCTTCAAAAGACCGACTTTTACATTCCTGTCCCTGAGTTTATCAATGACGTCCTTAATGGTTCCGATAATGGATCCCATTGCCATGATGATGACTTCTGCATCATCTGTTCGATACTCGTCAATAAGTCCTCCGTAGTATCTTCCGTATACGTCGTAGAATTCATTAGCTACATCCTCTATTTTCTTAAGAGATTTTTGCATTGCCTGTTCCTGCAGGTATCTGAATTCAGTGTAGTAGTTAGGATCTGCAAATGCACCGAAACTCATTGGGTTCTTAGGGTCAAGAACAAAGTCCGGTTCAAATGCAGGCAGGAATTCATCTGTTAAGTCCTGTTCAAGAAGTACAACAGGTTCGTAAACGTGTGACAGGATAAAACCGTCCATACAGACCATTGAAGGCATAAGGATGTCCTTGTCCTCTGAGATCTTGTATGCCTGTGCGGTCATATCTGAGATTTCCTGTGTGTTCTCTGCGTAGAGCTGTAACCAACCGGTGTCTCTCTGGGAAATTGCATCCTGGTGGTCGTTCCATATGCTGATAGGAGCACTGACAGCCCTGTTTGCAATGGTCATCACAACAGGCAGTCTCATACCGGAGATGTTGAACAGTACCTCATGCATGAGTTCAAGACCCTGTGATGTTGTAGCTGAGTAACACCTTGCACCAGCAGCTGAAGCACCGACCAGTGCTGAGAGTGCTGAGAACTCGGATTCTACATTGATGTATTCACAGTTTGGTATTTCACCATCTGCCATGAATTGTGAGAGATCTTCAACTATGTGGGTCTGTGGTGTGATAGGGTATGCTGAAATTACATTTGGTCTGCAGACCTTAGCAGCATGTGCAACAGCATATGATCCTTCGACAACAACCATCTTTTTCTTGTCAAGTTTGTTTTCAGGTGCCATTTATTTCTCCTCCAGAACCATGGTAATTGCATCCTTTGGACATTCGTTCGCACAGATTCCGCATCCTTTGCAGAAATCATAGTCGAACTCGAAGAATCCGTCATCCCTTGGGTTTATTGAACTGTCAGGACACAGAAGTTCACACAACTTGCATTTAATGCATTTCTCGTAGTCGTAAACTGGCTTGAAAGTTCTCCATCCACCTGTCTTGTTGACTCTGGTGGTACCTGCTTCACAGACTCCTCCGGGAAGAATTTTCATTTCTTAGCCTCCTTCATCATGTTGTATGCTTCCTGGATAGCTTCAGCGTTCCTGTCTCCGACCTTGCCAGGGAATCTTTCCTTGACAGCTTCTTTGATGGATTCAGGTTCTATCTCGCCTGTTGCACCTGCAAAGGCACCCAGAAGTACAGTGTTAACAATAGGTCTGCCGATGATGTCCAGTGCGATCTTTGTTGCATTCACTGTCATTATCTTTGCCTTTGTGTCAATGTCGAACGTGTCAGCATCGAAGTCACTGTTGATAATTAGTATTCCGTCCTCTTTGAGACCACTTGCAACATCTACAACCTCAAGGAGTGTTGGATCCTGTACAATAACATAGTCAGGTTCGTAGATCTGGCTTCTAAGCCTGATGGGTTCGTTATTGATCCTGGTGAATGCCTGGACCGGTGCACCCCTTCTTTCCACTCCGAATGCAGGGAAAGCCTGACTGTATTTCCCGTCTGCAAAAGCAGCAACAGCCAAAAGTTCAGCGGCTGTGACAGAGCCCTGGCCACCCCGGCCGTGTATTCGTATTTCTTTCATCTAGAATTCTCCATAAACCATGTGTAATAATAGATATAACAATTTATTCCGATATTCGATCAAACGTTTTTATTCGGGTAACATTGCGCATGTATAGTGTCGAACTTGATGCCGAAAAAGCATGAGATTTTTCGTCAACTGACGTTAAATGCAATGTTTAATTGTGTAGAATCGATTAATTACTATTTAGTCTTTCGGTAATTTACACCGTTACTTTTCTACATAATAATATTTTTCAGAGAATCAATGCGAATGGTGCAGATCATAAAAAGAATCATTCGACATGCTTGCACATTTCATCAAGACTTTGAAGTATTTCTTCAATGTTCGCTGCAGTATCAATGCTCTTCCGTATATGCCTGCCATTTCTCATCCCGCGGGTGAACCATTGAGCTTGCGCTTTTATGTGCACAGTATGCATCAGTTCATACTCTTCCAGAAGGCCAAAATATTCCCGAATATCTGCAACCCTCTGACTGCATTCTTCATATTCGAGCATTTCACCTGTTCCAAGATAGTGAGATATCCTTTTGAAAAGGAAAGGATTGCCCATTGCAGCCCTTCCGATCATGATGGCGTCACAATCTGTATATTCCAGCGTCTGCTGTGCTGAGATCTCGTCCATTATGTCGCCATTGGCTATTACCGGAATACTGAGTTCCTGTTTGATCTTTCGAACATAGTCATGGTCTGCTTTTCCTGAGTACTGCTGTTGCCTTGTCCTTCCATGAACAGTTATTGCCGTGGCTCCGGCACTCTCTATCAGGTGTGCTATCTCCAGGGTCTTATCCATATCCGGAAGAATACGTATCTTGGCAGTGACAGGGGTAGATAGGTTATCTGAGAGTTCTTTTACAATCTCATGAATTAGCTCGGGTGATTTGAGAAGAGCCGATCCACAGCCATCCTTTGTCAGGAGTTTTGCAGGACAGCCAAAATTAACATCAATTATCTCCGGACGATATACCTCTTCGATCCTGAGTGCTGCAGTTGTCATTATTTCCGGGGAATTCCCGAATATCTGTATCCCAAGAGGTCTTTCATCCTCACAGCTTATCCCGCGATTGATGGTTTTTTTATTTTCGTATATGACAGCGTCTGCACTTATCATTTCTGAATAAGTAAGAGAAGCTCCGTACTGCCTGCACATCAGGCGAAACGGCAGGTTAGTCACGTTGGACATGGGAGCGAGCAGGATGTTACCGGGGATTTTAAGATCTGCAATCTTCATGTTGATCTATGTTGCTGGTGGTGTTGAGATTCCAATGCCAGCTAATTGTTGTAAATTTAATATGTAATCGGAAGTGTTCTATCAAAGGGTATACTAATATATATGTAGGATGTATGGAAAAATCTATTGAAATAACTCTTATTCACATAATTTTACAAAATTAACAGGTTCATCTATGACAAAGATCTTAGCTTTTGTAGGAATGCCAGCTTCAGGCAAATCAGAGGCATCATCGGTTCTGCGCCGGAAGGGTATTACAGTCATCAACATGGGTGATGTGATCAGGGAAGAAGTTGTCCGCAGGGGACTGGAACCCACAGATGCAAACACTGGCGGAGTAGGTACCGACCTGCGCGAAAAGGAAGGTACGGATGCCGTTGCAATACGTTGTATACCAAAGATAAAGGCTGCAAATGAAGATTTTATCGGTATTGACGGTGTACGCAGTGTTGCCGAGGTGGAGCGTTTCAAAGAGGCATTCGGAGATGATTTTACTCTGGTATCAGTTGATTCTCCAATCGAATTGAGATTTGCACGTGTCCTGGCCCGCAAGAGAAGCGATGACATGCAGGATATCAGTGCCCTGAAGATCAGGGATGAACGTGAACTTGGCTGGGGTATGGGCGAGGCAATGGAGATCGCTGATATTGTTGTTGATAATGAGGGCACCCTCGAAGAGTTCAGGGAAAAGATAATAGGACTTCTGGATTAGGTATCATGATACATGTTGAAATTTACGCGGATGTAAATCCGACAGAAAGCAGGGATAAAGTACACTCTGCACTCAGCCAGATATTTCCTGACACTGAATTTGAATTTGAGGAACTTTCACAGCACAGTGGAAGATTCTCTGCTAAGAGTGATATCTACGCTCTGAAACATCTTCACTACCTTATCAGGGAAGAGGAGATTATAGACACCTCCCGCACAAGGCTGAATGTGGGATTGTCAGAAGATGAGATGTCTACTTCTTTTATTATCAGTAAGCAGGTTGCCACAGTTGGTCGCCTGAACTATCCTGCACAGGAAGAAACCCTCGGTTCTATCAATATCACTGTGAGAGCTGATTCAGTGGAAGAATTCGAAAGATTCTACGACTGGCTGACCCCACCAACCGAGGATGGGGTTCCTGATTTTGAAAATGATATAAAGGATGTTTAAGATGAATATCAGGAACCTGAGTTACTCATCACGTGCAGCCGTTGAAGACCCATTCAACTGGGCTTACAGCCTTGAGGATATGGGTTATACCGGCTGGGAAATAGTCCAGGAAGGCTCACAGTGCCTTAATGATGAGAATCTGGCACAGGTTCGTGATATACTTGAAACAACCGACCTTACTCTTACAATGCACCTGCCGTTCTCGGATATGAATATGGCAGGTCTTAACAGCGGCATACACAATGAAGTGATGCGCCAGATGAAGTATTATCTGGAAATGGCATCAGGTCTTGTAGAACTGGCGGTGCTGCATCCGGGTTATCTTTCCCCTTACGGCGGTCAGGTTCCTGAAAAAGCCTGGCAGGTGAATATCGAATCCATCCAGCAACTCTGCGATTTTGCAGTAGACAGAGGCATTCTCATTGCTGTTGAGAACATGCCGGAGATTCCCAAGATATTCGGTAAGGTCCCTGATGAAATGCTGGACATACTAGAACAGGTGGACAGGGATAACGTGGGCATGACCCTTGATGTGGGACACGCCAATACCATGGGACTTGTGGACGAGTTCGTGGACAAATGCTTCGATCACATCAAGCACATGCATATCCATGACAACCACGGAACCCACGATGAGCACCTTCCTCTAGGACAGGGCAGCATCGACTGGAAAAAGCTCATGGGAAGTCTTTCAGGTTACAAAGGCAGGCTCGTTACTGAAATGGGCAGCCTTGATGAAGGCAGGCAGTGTATTGAGTTCCTGAACAACCTCTAGTTCACCGAAAAACAGAAAAGTGTGAACTAATCACAAAACATAAACAAATCTTCTTTTTATTCTTCCAGCCTGCCGTGCCTGCGGTCTATATCATCCATCTGGTCCAGCAGTTTGCGGATGGCCGCCCTTATGGCATCAGCCTGTGTAATGAACTTCTTGTTGTCTCCAACATGTCTGTTAAGGTCATCTAGGAGTTCCTGGGGAATGTCAACACTTACTTTTGGCATGGTTTCACCATTTTAAAAACAAAGATAGATTAATCTAATGAGATTTAACCTTTTATAGAAAAAGAGATTGTAAGATGCGAGCCGGAAGGGAGTTGAACCCCTGGCCTACGGATTAAGAGTCCGTCGCTCTGCCTGGCTAAGCTACCGGCCCGCGTTGTTGTGCTCAGTTGAGCGAGACATCCATACGTACTAGCTTGATATATACGTTTCGGTTAAGGATGTTTGAGAGGGAGCTCAAACATGCTTCACAACACATCTGGTTAGTCCCATAATCTCAACCATATCACTGTTATCGGGGCTCTGCACTATCATTTGCCCTTTTTTGAGGTATGGGATACGCTTCTCAAATTCTTTTTTAACCTTGATTGTAGTGATGGCCGCATCGTTGCTAAGGTTAAGGATGACGCGCGTGTTTATCTGCTTGAAGATTGTGTCATCGATATCCTGTGGGTCCTGTGTTATCAAAAAGAGTCCCAGCCCTTCCTTTCTTCCCTGACGCGCTGCATCTGCGAATTTGGAGATGAGCCGCCTTGAATGTTCACCGCCCGCCTTTGCAAGATAGCGGTGCGCCTCATCAAGTCCCAGAATGATGGGTGTTTCCTTCACAGCAGCCTCGCCGGAAGTGTTCAGTTTGTTATCCACTATAATGCTCATCAAAGTGAGGGTTATGATGTCGCGTATGCGTGAGTTGGTTATGTACTCCGTTGGGAACACACTGACCTGTCCGGGCTTGAATATCTGTCCAAGTATCTCGCTGATCGGCCTTGCGGGCTGGTCGAAGACCCTTGCAAGGGCCCGGTTCTTCACCCTGCGTGCGATACCGTCATAGGATGATTCGTGTATCTTGCCACTCTCCACATAATAGTCCCTTGTGGCATCATCACCAATGAAGTCCATGAAACCACCGTATGTGTGCTGACCGCCCTTCTTGAAGTAATCATCAAGCAAAACATCAACTCCCACATATTGCAGTTCTGTCATGCCCACAGGTGCGATAAGCCATGAATTGTTGCGTACCATCTCAAAAGGTATGGTAAACTCTACCTGTTCAGCCCTTGACCTGCCTGTATATCCCTCACCCTCGACCTTTGCCACAAAGGTCTTGGTGTTCTTGCATGCACCGAAATTGACCTTCTCAGCACTGAACCTGAAGTCATCGTCATCTGTGATGTCTGGGTTATCCTCAAAGATTTGTGAGTACTCATCCTGCGGGTCCATTATCACAAGACAGGGATTTCTCTTCTCTTCGGAGCCGCGAAGGTTGTAACGGTTGTTCTCACTCATGAACTGGCGCAGGATATTCTTAGTAAGGAAGGTCTTTCCAGTACCTGTACTGCCGCAGACAAGCATATGCCTGAATATCAGGGGGTCGCCCATCGAGTAATCATTCCTCAGATAATATGGAACAGTTGGGGGCACCGCATGTGTCCTGACAAGCTCCCCGCCAACGCTCAGGTGCCCAAGGAAAATACCCTCTTCCGGGATATTGAGACCTGTCTGTATCTTTATCTTCTCGGTAACAGGCAGTATGGGAGTGTTAGGGCGTGGTATCCTGTCGCTCATTCTCCTGGAGAGAGTTCCTTCCTTATCCTTTGGTTCATAAAGGATACAAATAGGGTCCAGGTAAGCCAGGAACTTGTAATCCACTTCATCAGTAGTATTGGATTGCAGCATTCTGCGGGAGTGTATCTCTGTGGCATCATCAACCGCAAACTCCTGTAAATACTGGAGCTTCCATATTCTTGCAAAGAGGTCTTCGTCACCATATGGCACCATGACATATGTCCCGAGTCTCACTTTCTGACGGTGGGAAGTTGTAATGTATCCGGTTATCCTTGCCCCGTCTTCTGTAATCTCCAGAGGGTCTATTCCTGTGGTGATTATGCCAAAGGCATCATCAGAAACACCATTTTGCCTGTTTAAGAGAAATGTTATCTCAGGTTCGAATTCCTCAAACAATTCATCTGTTCCATCTCCGGCGACAGAACTCTCACTTTTGAATTCCCCGGTGGTCCTGTCCTTTTCATCGTTCCTGTCTTTTACAAAAGAAAGTATGTCCTCATCTCTCACTGTTCATCCCACCTTGTATCATTATAAGTAGTATCTATTTTTGAATTCCTGAACCTGTCTATGATATGTCTTCTTTCGGACACCGGTATCTTTGCAATCGAATCTGCTTTGGACAGGGTCTTTGGTATTCCGCTTAGTGCCAGGTCGTAGAGCACTTTCCGTGTTATCCGGTTCCTCAGTTCTTCGTTCTTTACCAGTCCGTAAGGGGATTCTATCTTGAAAATTGTGTTGAGCTTCGGGACATATGCCATAAAGAAACAGAGTGCATAGTCTTCGGAATCAAACTTCCCGCTGGCCAGTTCTGCAACCAGGGGAGAAGTGGATTTAAGCATTTTCTCGTAGAACTGGTTTGGCTGTACGAACCAGTTAGTGTAGGTGATATACTTATCAGCCTCTCTTTTCCTGATCCCTGATCTTTCAAGGGACAGTGCATTCTTGAAGAACTGGGCATCCACAAGCCAGGGGAGGTCAAGTTCAGCGTCCTGTTTTTTCAGTGCCAGCATTATCTGCATGTCCTCAGGGTTCTTTACAAATCCCACCAGAGGTTTCATGTTTTCGATGTGATGGTCCATTATGTCAATATAATTCTGGATTATTTTCGTGCTGCTTGGGTCAATGCGTATGTTCACGTCCCCGGAATCAACAACCATCCAATACATGACCCTTTTTGGATAGATGGGACCATCCATTATGAAAAAATCCTCATTTTCAATGCTTTCAAGCATCCAGAGTATATGTTCTGACTCACAAAGATAAAGAGCCACATCATGCAGGATATCCGTGACCTTCTTATTCAGTAAACCGGGCTGAATGCGGATTATCTTTTTCCGCCCTGAACCATTGTCAAATGACTCCCAGTCTTTGCTGGTATTAAGGTATACTTTATTGCTCGCTGTGTAAGCTGCTGCCACTATGGTTCTTTTGCTATGAGTATCAAGGTCAGTGGGAGTACTTGCCATGGCACAGTGGCAGAGATCAACATAAAGGCCGTTATCGAATGTCTTTGCAGTGGTACTTCCACTGTCACATGAGAACGTTTTCGGGAAAGGGTCTTCAGCTTGCATCATCCTGTCAATACTTGCTTTTCCACGCCTGACAGGTCCAATGGATCTCAGAACGATCTTCCCGTCATATTCCAGTTTCCTGAGCCGCTCGAGAATATTCCTTACCTTCTCGGCATCATCACATTCATTATCGTCTTTTTTGAAACAGTTGTCAATGCGGTCAACTATTTCGTGTATCTCTTTTATGTGAATAGGCTCAAGGGTCATGGAGTAGAATAGTATCTGAATGATAATATTATTTTGTATTGAGATCTGTTTATTTTGAATCCTGTCGTCCTGATATTTGCTAAAATCAATTTAATTTTGTATTTCAAATCAGATAAAAACTAAATAAATGCTGGATGAAACTGTTTCAAACATTCAAGTTAAATGAAATTGATTACAGGTAAAGCCTATTTTTCGAAAACTCTTATATACTAACCATAATAAGAACTATGTTACATATATAAAGGTCTTCGGCAGTTAGTTTCCCGAAGTCCTGTTGTTACTTATTTAAGAGGTTGTAGCTATGGAAAGTTATGAAATATTCTTGTTATTAATGGCAGTCTACGTACTTGGACTGATAGGTATAGGATTGTATTTTACCAAACGTCAGAAATCAGTAACTGACTTCTGGCTTGCCGGCCGTAAGATCGGTTCATTGGGTATTGGTTTTTCAGCAGCATCTTCGTGGATGACTGCAGGTGGTATATTAGCAGTTATTGGTCTTTACATGGTGCTTGGAATGGGTTCCATCTGGAGTTTTGTAGCTCCGAATATCCTGGCACTGCTGCTTATCGCCTTGCTTGTGGGAAAAATAAAGCACCTGCCTGCAATCACACAGCCAGAACTGCTGGAACAGAGGTTCAGCAGTACCCTGCGTGGTCCTGTTGCAATAATCATCGCAATCGTTATGGCCCTTTTCGCAGTTGCTGATATCAAGGGTTTCTCACTTGTACTTAGCATTTTCTTCGGTCTGGAACCTATCTACGCTGCAGCAATCGTGGCACTTGCCATTTCCGTGTATGTGACCCTTGGAGGTTTCTCAGCGGTAATATGGACCGATGTCGTGCAGTTTGTAATGCTTGCGACCTTCTCACTCATAATTGCTCTTGTAGTTGTTAATGCAGCTACAACAGGTTCTGCTGATGTTCCTGCTATAAGTTCATCCGAGCTTTTCGGTGACGTTTCTCCAGGATGGTGGAATCCGTTCATAGTTGGTGTTCCTGCTGTACTGATAGCTATCTTTGCCATCATACCAGGCTGGATCACAGAGCAGGACCCATGGCAGAGGATATGGGCTGCAAAGGATGAAAAATCCGCAAGGATCGGTATGGTGCTCGGTTCCTTACTTATCTTCCTTGTCTTCGGTGTTGCATGTACTGTTATCGCTATAAGTCTGAACCACATATATCCATCTATACCCGCTTCTTTTGCAGATATCGGAATGGGTGCAATGGCCGAGGCAGAACCTGCATTACTGGTCTACATAGTAAGCAACCTTTCACCAATAGCAATAGGTCTTTGTGCTGTTGGCCTTGCAGCAGCAGCAATGTCCTCAGCTGATACATTTGCAACATCAGGCGGTTCATGTCTCTCACGTGACATATACCAGAGATACATAAAACCTGACGCAACAATGAAGCAGATGATGACGATAAACAGGATCAGTGTATTGATTATCGTTGCACTGGCAACTGTGCTTTCGTTCTATATCAACAGTATCATCGATGTAATTCACATTGCAACCTTCATTGCCAGTGCATCATACTTCTTCCCGCTTATGGGCGGTTTGTACTGGAAACGTGCAACAAAGGAAGGTGCACTTGCAGGACTTGTTGTAGGTGCTATCGCACAGATAGGACTGACTGTTATTGATCTTGCAAACACCCCGGCATTCGCACCAGCATACCTGGATACAATTCACCCTGTGCTTTCAAACCACGGTGTCATTGTAGGAATGCTCCTTAGCGGAGTAGCCTTCTTCGGTGTATCCCTTGCAACAAAACCATCCAGTACTGTAAACCTGGCTCCTTTCTTTGCAGATGAAGCAGAGAAACTTGAGAAAGAGGTCATGGTAGTTGATGAAACCGATCCTGATTACAAGAAGCTTCTTACAACCATTGAAAAAGAAGTCACAGGCGACCGTGCAATTGTCAAATTGAATCTGGAGGCATCTGCAACTATCAACTGGGCTAAGTTCGTAAATGAGCTCAAATCCATCCACCCTTCCTGGGTAACACCAACAGGCAGAGATTCTGTCTACAGGCTGACAAAAGCTGATATGCTTGCATGTGTGTCACTTACAAGGGGAGATAACGAGAGGGAAATATGGTTTGCATCAGAACCACTGGCAGCTGACCTTGACCTGAGCACAAAGGAGTTCCTGGTTGCTTTCAAGCAGGTTTCAGAGGCACTCAGGAACATTGGCTTGCTGATGACCCTGCCAACCAGTGACAACTACTGAAATACATAAATCTGCTCTGGAGTAAAATCCAGAGCAACTGCTTTTTTAATTTTTAAATCTCATCCGGTGTGTTAAAAGAAGTCTGCTTTACATCTTTATTTACTTCGTATATATTAAAGACATATAATTTTCAGAAGCTATATCTATTCTGAATTGCATATATACTTCTGTGGTACATATGGAATTGAAAAACCCTATATTGAACATTGAAATGACTGAAGAGAACAGGGAAAAACTCCAATCTTTAAAGGATGGTTTTGAAGAACTGACTCCTGAAGAAAGGTTTGATGTTGTGGAACTTCAGAACATAATGCTTCAAAAAGTTTCCAATCATAATGAGATGTACGGAATGCCAAAAGGCAATCAGAAACCGGAGAGGGATGCAAATGAGATCATCTCAAACATGTCATCAAAGTCCCTTGATTATTCCCAGGCATGTATCAATTATTATGTTTCAAAGATCTCTTCTGTTATGAAGAAATAGAATCGGCACTTCGTGCTATTTCTTTTTGATTACTTTTTTCACATTTCATTTTTTCATTTTAGGGAGAATCCATACCTTTCATCACTCAAAACTTATAAGTGAAATACAGGACAACTATGCTGGCATGGCAGAGATTATCTTTG
This window contains:
- a CDS encoding ATP-binding protein, producing MRDEDILSFVKDRNDEKDRTTGEFKSESSVAGDGTDELFEEFEPEITFLLNRQNGVSDDAFGIITTGIDPLEITEDGARITGYITTSHRQKVRLGTYVMVPYGDEDLFARIWKLQYLQEFAVDDATEIHSRRMLQSNTTDEVDYKFLAYLDPICILYEPKDKEGTLSRRMSDRIPRPNTPILPVTEKIKIQTGLNIPEEGIFLGHLSVGGELVRTHAVPPTVPYYLRNDYSMGDPLIFRHMLVCGSTGTGKTFLTKNILRQFMSENNRYNLRGSEEKRNPCLVIMDPQDEYSQIFEDNPDITDDDDFRFSAEKVNFGACKNTKTFVAKVEGEGYTGRSRAEQVEFTIPFEMVRNNSWLIAPVGMTELQYVGVDVLLDDYFKKGGQHTYGGFMDFIGDDATRDYYVESGKIHESSYDGIARRVKNRALARVFDQPARPISEILGQIFKPGQVSVFPTEYITNSRIRDIITLTLMSIIVDNKLNTSGEAAVKETPIILGLDEAHRYLAKAGGEHSRRLISKFADAARQGRKEGLGLFLITQDPQDIDDTIFKQINTRVILNLSNDAAITTIKVKKEFEKRIPYLKKGQMIVQSPDNSDMVEIMGLTRCVVKHV
- a CDS encoding DNA double-strand break repair nuclease NurA — protein: MTLEPIHIKEIHEIVDRIDNCFKKDDNECDDAEKVRNILERLRKLEYDGKIVLRSIGPVRRGKASIDRMMQAEDPFPKTFSCDSGSTTAKTFDNGLYVDLCHCAMASTPTDLDTHSKRTIVAAAYTASNKVYLNTSKDWESFDNGSGRKKIIRIQPGLLNKKVTDILHDVALYLCESEHILWMLESIENEDFFIMDGPIYPKRVMYWMVVDSGDVNIRIDPSSTKIIQNYIDIMDHHIENMKPLVGFVKNPEDMQIMLALKKQDAELDLPWLVDAQFFKNALSLERSGIRKREADKYITYTNWFVQPNQFYEKMLKSTSPLVAELASGKFDSEDYALCFFMAYVPKLNTIFKIESPYGLVKNEELRNRITRKVLYDLALSGIPKTLSKADSIAKIPVSERRHIIDRFRNSKIDTTYNDTRWDEQ
- a CDS encoding sodium:solute symporter family protein, which gives rise to MESYEIFLLLMAVYVLGLIGIGLYFTKRQKSVTDFWLAGRKIGSLGIGFSAASSWMTAGGILAVIGLYMVLGMGSIWSFVAPNILALLLIALLVGKIKHLPAITQPELLEQRFSSTLRGPVAIIIAIVMALFAVADIKGFSLVLSIFFGLEPIYAAAIVALAISVYVTLGGFSAVIWTDVVQFVMLATFSLIIALVVVNAATTGSADVPAISSSELFGDVSPGWWNPFIVGVPAVLIAIFAIIPGWITEQDPWQRIWAAKDEKSARIGMVLGSLLIFLVFGVACTVIAISLNHIYPSIPASFADIGMGAMAEAEPALLVYIVSNLSPIAIGLCAVGLAAAAMSSADTFATSGGSCLSRDIYQRYIKPDATMKQMMTINRISVLIIVALATVLSFYINSIIDVIHIATFIASASYFFPLMGGLYWKRATKEGALAGLVVGAIAQIGLTVIDLANTPAFAPAYLDTIHPVLSNHGVIVGMLLSGVAFFGVSLATKPSSTVNLAPFFADEAEKLEKEVMVVDETDPDYKKLLTTIEKEVTGDRAIVKLNLEASATINWAKFVNELKSIHPSWVTPTGRDSVYRLTKADMLACVSLTRGDNEREIWFASEPLAADLDLSTKEFLVAFKQVSEALRNIGLLMTLPTSDNY